The genomic DNA CATTGTTGCAGGCGTGAATAGTTTCCACGTTTGCCACGTCGCACCTGTAGCCCACTCTACACGCCTTGGAACATTCGACGCTTCAAACCTGTTCATTGGTGCATCAGAGAAGAACAAGGCAGCCGCTATGACAGCGACAGGAGCAGGAACATTCGTTGCTAAAGCCAACCTTAACCCGGCTAACGATGTTGCGTCAGATGCAGGACGTGCAGTCACCCTAGATCGCATCATTGCTTATATCGGTGAAACCACATTCAAGGCTTTCGTTAAGAAGGTGAAATTGAAAGACTCCGTGCGTGTAGTGACTCTCGCAAAGCTTGAAGCTCTGATTGAAGTTGATAATCCAGAACACAGCCAGTATTCCGTTCTGATCCTCAATAAGAAAACAACCACGTATGAACTAGCCAGCGCTCTTGCTGAGCTATCTGGGAAGTGTAGTGGTCAACTAATCCCGGACACGACGTTAAGTTTTTTCTCGGCCTGAGCTGGGGCCAGTCCGTTGTTGAATTGGTGCGGTCTAATCCAGTTGTACCGATGCATCAGGTAATGACTGATGTCGCGGTGCGCTTCTTGAGCTGTCATGTAGCCCACGGTCGGTATCCATTCAGTTTTCAAGCTGCGAAACACACGCTCCATCGGCGCGTTATCCCAGCAGTTTCCACGACGGCTCATGCTTTGGCGCATGCGGTAACGCCAGAGCCGTTGGCGAAACTGGCGACTGCCATATTGCGAGCCCTGATCCGAGTGAAACAGAAGCCCTTGAGGCCTGCCACGCTGTTCGTAAGCCATGTCCAACGCCTTGATGACCAGATCCGCATCCGGCTTGTTCGACAGCGCCCAGCCCACCACTCGGCGCGCGTAAAGATCCATAACGACAGCCAGGTAATGCCATTTCCCTTGAGCCCAGATGTAGGTGATGTCGCCACACCAGACCTGATTCGGCGCCGGCACATCAAACTCTCGATTCAATATGTTCGGAATGTCAGGCCGCTCAACCGTCGCTTGTTTGTAGGCATGTGATCCAGGTTGTTTACTGACCAACTCCAGTTCCCGCATCAGGCCTCGCACCTTGAACCGCCCAATTTGCTCGCCGTCTTCCTGCATCATCGACACGATGCTGCGGCTACCGGCGGCGCTTCGACTTTGCGTAAACAGTTCGTTAACCCGGCTGCGCAACCGAAGCCGCTCAACGTCTGGAGTTCGGCGCCTGAGACGATGGGCGTAGTAACACGAACGAGTGACGTCAAAGACTGCGCAAAGCCAATCAACCGGCTCTTGGGGGCTCAGTTGATCAATCAGCGCGTGCGCTCGTGCTCTTCCGACATCAAGAGCGCGGTAGCCTTTTTTAAAATGGATTTCTCCCGCTCAAGTCGAGCGATTCGAGCTTCCAATTCCTGGATTTTCTGTTGCTCTGGCGTCAGCGCTTTACTCTGCGGAGTAACGCCAGTGCGCTCCTGCTGAAGCTGATTAACCCAGCGGCGCAACGCGGACTCAACCACACCAAGCGAGCGGCTGGCTTCGATATGGCTATAGCCTTGATCGAGCACGAGGCCTGCGGCCTCGCGTTTGAATTCAGCGGAAAAAGAACGACGTTGTTTGGTCATCAGACACCTCTATCTGGCGAGCATTCTCGCCTAAATGGGTGTCCGGTTTCATTAGACCACTACAGTACCGATCCCGTGAAAGATGGTGGTAATACCGCTAAGGGACTGTGCTGCACCCTCGTCAAGCGCTCCTGCTGATCGCAATTTTTTCACAGTCTGAGAGGTAAGCGCCTGCACGGTCATGGTTTCGTACCCAGTTTCCCCGAGCTGCTTAAGGCAGGATTTCATTACCGTCTCGACATGAGAACAGCTACGAGCAATGGAGTCTTCTGGATCGACTTCCACTGCCTTCCGTGCCTTTTGCCACGACTCAAGCAGGCTTGGATGCTTGTCAAATTCCTGTTCAAGGTCTGTATCAATCGCAGCCTTTTCCGCTGCTACGAACTCAGTTAGCAGAGCGTTTGTACTTGCGATGGTGTCGTGTTCCGCTTCCAAAGTACTGAAGAGATTATCTATCAGTGATTCCAAGACGTGCGGTGCACTGAGCAGAACTTGCCATTCCGGCTTCACGTCTTTGAGAAAATGTGTGTCCCAGTCTGGCTCCGGCCACCCATCCTCGTATTGCTCGGTTCTGACTATCAACCTCGATCCGTCGAACACTAGCCAAGCGTTTGTAGTGCCAGCCCGGTCGGTTTCTTCGTAAAACCAGCTTTCCACCATTACGCTATTGCTCGTGCCGTAGCAGCCCAGCTCTCCCATTGATTCGACGAGTTTTTTCTCAAAGGCATCGAGCTTTTCGAGTAAGAGCCGACGCTCAGCCTTCAGCTTCGTGGTAAGGGACGCTAGTCGTGATAGTCCGTGGTCGCGCATTGTGTTTTCCATATTCTTGGCAAACCGACGTTGTACAGGAGCTGACCGAAAAATTCGACAAGGGATCTGACCGAGAACGAATTGAGTCGATCTTGTCCCTTCCTAGGTGTAATAGTTACACGCGAATCTTAGCCCCATTTCGTCTACAGGCTATGTGTTACAAGGTCTACAGCGTTTCACCTCATGGCAGAAAACCGCAAATGGAATGACCTCTCTAATGGAATAACGCACACCGACACAAGCGAGCTTACAGGGTTGATCCAGTTAGCCGGAGGCAAAGAAGGGTTGCACCCGCAACGAAGTTGCAAAGGAATGACTTGCAGCCCTGCTGCATTGGCTTCTCTTTTGAAAGGGTATCCAAATATAAATTAAATATTGTGATACCTTCGTAACTGGAATCATCTGTAACTACAGCTTCTTCAGGGCGGGACGTCTCACTATCAAAAGTTTACGTTAAAGTTGGCGAAGATTTACTGCGGGAACTCCTCACAAACTGTAGTGTATGTTAAATTAGTTAATGTTTCTTGTAGTTATTAGTTGCTAATTGCACATGTTCATGGTAAAATTGTACAAAGGAGAGAAGATAAGCTTTACCACTTTCCGTAGCTTTCTTTTCTTGCTCTCCAGCCACCGAAGATGGTTTGTCGAGAGCACGCTAGACCAAGGTGGGGACACCTCCAAGCATCTTCCAGTGATGCGGTCGAACGACGTTCTAGTCGAATACTGGACACTCTGCAATGGCGGATTTGTTCCCCGCATACATTGGTAATAAGCTACGTTGCTGTCGTAGGAGTGGAAACAGCCTCGAATTCAATGCCTGCATGAGAGTGGCTATAGATGCCTTTTCAAATTTTCCGCCACTAGCAGGCGCCCTTTAAGCTTCGCCGTGCAATACGGTGGAAGCACGCATCGTTAGCTACAGCACAATCCCGCCGATTCAGGCGGTTTTTCTGTACCCCGATTTAACTCCGCAACATTCCCAATAAACATATTTCATAAATCCTATAACAGAAGGAGCCTTTCTCATGGCCGCTGTAATGCGTCAATGCCCCCACTGCGGAACTTGGTTTCCATCTAAAACCGCTCGTGCTGTTTATTGTCCCGCTCCTGCTTCATGCAGAACGTTGGCAGGTCGTGCAAAGAAACGTCAGCTATTGGACTTAGCAATCAATGAAACCAACTTCCTCAATGTCCCCGACGTAACGTAACAATCCCTGATATCCCTCACCATCCCCCACATACAGAGAGAAAAACAATGTTCACCATTTACACACTACTCGCACTTACAGCCTTCGGATGTCTTGCTGCTGGATTCGCCTTTGGTTACATCTTCGGACGTACACAATGAATTCAATGCTTACAGAAACTGAATGGTGCAGAGGCTTTGTAGCTACCCTAGATGAAGACGGAAATGAAACTCACCAATCAATGGTGTTCGTTGCAAACAACCGTTATCCAGATGACTACGAAGACGACAACATTGAAGGTTACTTCAGTGTGCGTCCATATGAAGGAGATTACAAATGACCGATCTAAGCCTTAAAGACCTTGAGCGTAGATTGAGACTCGCAGATGAAAGCTTTGTGCGTTCGTACACGCGCCACGGAAAGAAACTTCCAAAGCTCTCACCTGAAGACTCTGAGGGTGTTGAGTTCTTTAACTCGATCCAGCGAGAGCTACAACGTGAACGCATGAAAGCAATTTACTCCGACCATAACGTATAACCTAATCCCATATCCAGAAGGAAAATATAAGATGACTAACGACACACGCTTTAACCAAGCCACCCTAGACGCTCTTCAAGAGGCGAACAAAACTGCATATGCTCAACGTGTAAGCAAGCATGATTTCGATATGACCAAGCCTGCTAATGCTCGTGGTAACTACCCTCGTGTGTTTATGCACGGAGCAATTGTTGAAGTAAATGGCAAAAGCCTATCAGAGTTCTTGACCAACTACGAAGCTCTGCGTGCAGAAGGTTATTCACGCTCCGCAGTAACTGAGTACGCTGTTGGTATTGCCCTCTTCGGTTTCATGGCAAAGCCAGCCGAATTGCAAGCAGAAGAACTTGTAAAAGAGAACGCTCGTATTGAAGACGACTACCGTGCAGCGGTTGAAGCAAACGCACAGAAGGCCGCAGAG from Pseudomonas baetica includes the following:
- a CDS encoding IS3 family transposase (programmed frameshift), with the protein product MTKQRRSFSAEFKREAAGLVLDQGYSHIEASRSLGVVESALRRWVNQLQQERTGVTPQSKALTPEQQKIQELEARIARLEREKSIFKKGYRALDVGRARAHALIDQLSPQEPVDWLCAVFDVTRSCYYAHRLRRRTPDVERLRLRSRVNELFTQSRSAAGSRSIVSMMQEDGEQIGRFKVRGLMRELELVSKQPGSHAYKQATVERPDIPNILNREFDVPAPNQVWCGDITYIWAQGKWHYLAVVMDLYARRVVGWALSNKPDADLVIKALDMAYEQRGRPQGLLFHSDQGSQYGSRQFRQRLWRYRMRQSMSRRGNCWDNAPMERVFRSLKTEWIPTVGYMTAQEAHRDISHYLMHRYNWIRPHQFNNGLAPAQAEKKLNVVSGIS